One Salvelinus fontinalis isolate EN_2023a chromosome 11, ASM2944872v1, whole genome shotgun sequence DNA window includes the following coding sequences:
- the LOC129864853 gene encoding doublesex- and mab-3-related transcription factor A1-like: MEGSIRPLSLGGHSSSPLTVGGLQMPASLLRPPPLFLRAAACKPSMERGYPRTPKCARCRNHGVVSALKGHKRFCRWRDCVCAKCTLIAERQRVMAAQVALRRQQAQEESEARELQFMYTGSGAGETGLTMASGVQRSGNTVPSISSYDVFGTEDQKDDDKLTKYNLSNGFMGRTFYAPHTAPLSPPLGKINTSPNQEKKQAVFDKESGSQSAAFDQLSDHTESPRSLSSSDLESGSESERPKDYPSLEITEPGCASKDRDPTEVMAKIFPHHKRGTLESVVKTCKGDIVKAIELVLSSKENKCNSDSVGLSLSVHSNEPRPNFGIPGVALGALGTKSAFSPLQTTPTPAGGESMYGLSPRFGINPLRLAYSTAGGGIPNFMSPYVTSGLMPVFPFRPPLDYSFPGMMRDLSYLQSKDSLCNTGIYSRINHEK, translated from the exons ATGGAAGGCAGCATTAGACCGCTCAGCTTGGGTGGGCATAGCTCCTCTCCACTCACCGTCGGGGGCTTACAGATGCCCGCTTCCCTTCTGCGCCCTCCGCCTCTCTTTCTCCGAGCTGCTGCCTGTAAACCGTCGATGGAAAGGGGCTACCCCCGAACCCCGAAATGCGCACGGTGCAGGAACCACGGCGTGGTGTCCGCTCTGAAAGGCCACAAGCGCTTCTGTCGTTGGAGAGACTGCGTGTGCGCAAAGTGCACCCTGATAGCGGAGAGGCAGCGGGTGATGGCTGCACAGGTGGCACTCAGGAGACAACAGGCGCAGGAGGAGAGCGAGGCCCGGGAGCTCCAGTTCATGTACACCGGCTCCGGGGCGGGGGAGACCGGACTGACCATGGCATCTGGGGTACAGCGATCTGGAAACACCGTGCCAAGTATATCTAGTTATGATGTTTTTGGAACTGAGGACCAAAAAGACG ATGACAAACTGACCAAGTACAACCTAAGCAACGGATTCATGGGCCGAACGTTCTATGCGCCTCACACCGCACCACTGTCCCCTCCATTGGGAAAGATCAATACCTCTCCTAATCAAGAGAAAAAACAGGCGGTCTTCGACAAGGAGAGTGGCAGTCAGTCGGCTGCTTTTGACCAGCTGTCAGACCACACAGAGAGCCCAAGGTCTCTGTCATCCTCGGACCTCGAGTCGGGCAGCGAGTCCGAGCGGCCCAAGGACTATCCTTCACTTGAGATTACCGAGCCCGGTTGCGCGTCAAAGGACCGGGACCCCACCGAGGTCATGGCCAAAATATTCCCCCATCACAAACGGGGTACTTTGGAATCGGTGGTGAAAACTTGCAAAGGGGACATCGTGAAGGCTATTGAACTAGTTCTAAGCTCCAAAGAGAACAAATGCAACTCGGATAGCGTCGGTCTATCTCTGTCTGTTCACTCAAATGAACCAAGGCCTAATTTTGGAATTCCAGGGGTAGCATTGGGGGCTCTGGGTACCAAGTCTGCTTTTTCCCCATTGCAAACCACGCCAACACCTGCCGGAGGCGAAAGTATGTACGGGCTGAGTCCTCGCTTTGGTATTAATCCTTTGCGTCTGGCCTACTCAACTGCAGGTGGTGGCATACCTAATTTCATGTCACCGTATGTGACGTCCGGACTGATGCCAGTTTTCCCATTTCGCCCGCCGTTGGACTATTCTTTCCCGGGCATGATGCGAGACCTCTCCTACCTGCAGAGTAAAGACTCCCTATGTAACACCGGCATATACTCTCGTATAAATCATGAGAAATAA